The following proteins come from a genomic window of Pararhodobacter sp.:
- a CDS encoding bifunctional diguanylate cyclase/phosphodiesterase: MHKNSWVQRLTTGFANQRRRLSSLAIPVLTAAALSGSVATPLIVGIIITQMLVLLWATDVSGTQFSLARDRRKVVAVQRDALEAGFANIAPGSQSAALAIRLDDAERLKTQHGARFIEALVAAMGARLAGTLREQDSYCPLDKTSFGAALFPQRGIDLGSVLTVAQRIQTTLAQPFKMEDVTIWPSVSIGFCLSQRAASLNGIGMLQAAEQAAFKAQAAGPGNLRSYSVVDFPAAITGERLEALQRALENGEICPHFQPQVLTTTGQISGLEALARWNHPQRGLVPPSDFIPLIEAGLSSKLAETMLRGALKTLAALEGSGQHVPSVSVNLSAEELRNPRLADEITWELDRHNLTPERLTIEILETVVADSDDDIAVRNIARLAGMGCGIDLDDFGTGHASIANIRRFAVGRIKIDRSFVTRMHEDRDQQRMVAAILSMSQQLELETVAEGVECAEEQIMLAQMGCNHLQGFAIARPMPAETLGDWLHAHEAALSCGEPWCEETTPARTASNAPH, from the coding sequence ATGCACAAGAATTCATGGGTACAGCGCCTGACCACTGGCTTTGCCAACCAACGGCGTCGGCTGTCGTCTTTGGCGATTCCGGTTCTGACCGCCGCCGCCTTGAGCGGGAGTGTGGCAACCCCATTGATCGTCGGCATCATCATCACCCAGATGCTGGTCCTGCTCTGGGCGACGGATGTCTCGGGCACGCAGTTCAGCCTTGCCCGTGACCGGCGAAAAGTCGTTGCAGTTCAGCGCGATGCACTGGAAGCCGGATTTGCGAACATCGCGCCCGGCTCGCAATCCGCGGCCTTGGCGATCCGGCTGGACGATGCCGAACGACTGAAAACGCAACATGGCGCACGGTTCATCGAGGCGCTCGTCGCGGCGATGGGCGCACGGCTGGCGGGCACGCTGCGGGAACAGGATTCCTACTGTCCTTTGGACAAAACGAGTTTCGGCGCGGCGCTTTTCCCGCAGCGCGGGATCGACCTCGGCAGCGTCCTCACCGTGGCGCAACGCATCCAGACCACGCTGGCACAGCCCTTCAAAATGGAAGACGTGACCATCTGGCCCAGTGTTTCCATCGGATTTTGCCTGAGCCAGCGCGCCGCATCGCTGAACGGGATCGGTATGCTGCAAGCCGCCGAACAGGCCGCCTTCAAGGCGCAGGCGGCGGGCCCGGGGAACCTGCGCAGCTACAGTGTGGTCGATTTTCCGGCCGCAATCACGGGCGAGCGGCTGGAGGCGTTGCAGCGCGCCTTGGAGAACGGCGAAATCTGCCCGCATTTCCAACCTCAGGTCCTGACCACAACGGGCCAGATCAGCGGGCTGGAGGCACTGGCGCGCTGGAACCATCCGCAACGCGGCCTGGTTCCGCCCTCTGACTTCATCCCCTTGATCGAGGCCGGTCTTTCCTCGAAACTGGCGGAAACCATGCTGCGCGGCGCGTTGAAGACCTTGGCGGCGCTGGAGGGTTCAGGCCAACATGTGCCCTCGGTTTCCGTCAACCTCTCGGCCGAGGAATTGCGAAACCCGCGGCTCGCCGATGAAATCACCTGGGAGCTGGATCGCCATAACCTGACGCCGGAGCGGCTGACCATCGAGATCCTCGAAACCGTTGTCGCCGACAGTGACGACGATATCGCCGTGCGCAACATCGCCCGGTTGGCGGGGATGGGATGCGGCATCGACCTTGATGATTTCGGCACGGGCCACGCGTCAATTGCCAATATCCGGCGCTTCGCGGTTGGACGGATCAAGATTGACCGCTCCTTTGTGACACGCATGCACGAAGACCGTGACCAGCAGCGTATGGTCGCGGCGATCTTGTCCATGAGCCAACAGCTCGAACTCGAGACTGTCGCCGAAGGTGTTGAATGCGCCGAGGAGCAGATCATGCTGGCGCAAATGGGCTGCAACCACCTGCAAGGATTCGCGATTGCCCGCCCAATGCCCGCCGAAACACTCGGCGATTGGCTGCATGCGCATGAGGCCGCGTTGTCATGTGGCGAGCCTTGGTGCGAAGAGACGACTCCGGCGCGCACGGCGTCCAACGCCCCTCATTGA